One Xiphophorus couchianus chromosome 1, X_couchianus-1.0, whole genome shotgun sequence genomic region harbors:
- the dffa gene encoding DNA fragmentation factor subunit alpha yields the protein MTDGRSCKVCNFTRQKSYGVVVPTLDDLKKKGCEFLGVNPSDPVTVVLEGDGTIVEDQAYFLCLPFDTMFMLLHDKETWAPARKIDGGTAWMARESVVLETDVVDSNVIEAPWWNLALQLKQDLTSIILMSEGDLQSLVEAPCSELASALGFQEKKAEELQETLQRVLDRREEERQSKELLQLYLKAVENEDRQQGATSPSSQDGAGDVDMPDGVEVDSASEFMSRTLMVLKGKTSPETRLSTEDLQAVVSRGLEAMQQVLGWDAGRTAALLQACKAELSTRLQQIQAMQSISGTQQDSSKHREGAGTATQGSS from the exons ATGACAGACGGGAGATCCTGCAAAGTGTGTAACTTCACACGGCAGAAATCATACGGAGTGGTTGTTCCCACGTTGGATGATCTGAAGAAAAAAG GATGTGAGTTTCTGGGAGTGAACCCCTCAGACCCGGTCACTGTGGTCCTTGAGGGTGATGGGACCATAGTAGAGGATCAAGCCTACTTTTTGTGTTTGCCTTTTGACACCATGTTCATGCTGCTGCATGACAAAGAAACGTGGGCTCCAGCTCGCAAGA TTGATGGCGGCACGGCTTGGATGGCGAGAGAGTCTGTGGTTCTGGAAACTGATGTCGTCGACTCCAACGTTATTGAGGCACCGTGGTGGAATCTGGCGCTGCAGCTGAAGCAAGACCTGACCAGTATCATTCTCATGTCTGAGGGAGACCTACAG TCTTTAGTAGAGGCGCCTTGCTCTGAACTAGCCTCTGCCCTGGGCTTCCAAgagaagaaggcagaggaactTCAGGAGACGCTGCAGAGGGTTTTAGATCGCAGAGAGGAGGAAAGGCAGTCTAAAGAGCTGCTCCAGTTGTACCTCAAAGCTGTGGAGAACGAGGACAGACAGCAGGGAGCCACAAGTCCTTCTAGTCAGGACG GTGCTGGAGATGTGGATATGCCGGACGGAGTGGAGGTGGATTCTGCGTCCGAGTTCATGTCCAGGACACTGATGGTCTTGAAAGGCAAAACCAGCCCAGAGACCAGACTCTCCACTGAGGATTTGCAG GCTGTAGTGAGCAGAGGGCTGGAAGCCATGCAGCAGGTGCTGGGTTGGGACGCAGGCAGGACCGCCGCGCTGCTGCAGGCCTGCAAAGCGGAGCTGTCAACGCGCCTGCAGCAGATTCAGGCCATGCAGTCCATCAGCGGCACGCAGCAGGACAGCAGCAAACACAGGGAGGGGGCGGGAACAGCGACCCAAGGCAGCAGCTAG